The following are from one region of the Arachis duranensis cultivar V14167 chromosome 10, aradu.V14167.gnm2.J7QH, whole genome shotgun sequence genome:
- the LOC107471246 gene encoding sm-like protein LSM8 encodes MSDGPGLESLVDQTISVITNDGRNIVGILKGFDQATNIILDESHERVYSTKEGVQQLVLGLYIIRGDNISVVGELDEDLDSNLDLKNLRAHPLKPVIH; translated from the exons ATGTCAGATGGGCCTGGACTTGAGTCTCTTGTTGATC AAACAATTTCAGTCATCACAAATGACGGGCGGAATATAGTG GGAATCCTGAAGGGTTTTGACCAGGCTACAAACATTATTCTGGATGAGTCTCACGAACGAGTTTATTCTACCAAG GAAGGTGTCCAGCAACTTGTTCTAGGCTTGTACATCATTAGGGGTGACAACAT AAGCGTTGTTGGTGAACTAGATGAAGATTTGGATTCAAACCTGGACTTGAAAAACCTTAGAGCACATCCCTTAAAGCCTGTTATTCACTGA
- the LOC107471160 gene encoding uncharacterized protein LOC107471160: MASVLISPCQPQLLKNHRLHGNCHTKSASNSNVIKCQKTCSFNYRKTINVPLQELPEASFDHYMDDKHRVFRAVFPDKGSTKQLNEGEWRIKMPPIQCLFINVYPTADVRLTFKSNGQDYPPNIPHHVTKILELHFLRWELQGIVSRDFTLDVRGTLYPERKGNHSWLSNEMEMKMSFCSSPAIALIPDSVLQDAMQLVFKRMMDEMRQEFHGKLLADYGRFKRDKSKKNSV; encoded by the exons ATGGCAAGTGTTCTCATTTCTCCATGCCAACCCCAACTACTGAAGAATCATAGGCTACATGGTAACTGCCATACAAAATCAGCATCAAATTCAAACGTAATAAAGTGTCAAAAAACTTGTTCATTCAATTATAGGAAAACTATCAATGTTCCTCTTCAAGAATTGCCAGAG GCTTCCTTTGATCATTACATGGATGACAAACACAGAGTATTCAGAGCTGTATTCCCAGACAAAGGGAGCACCAAACAGCTCAATGAG GGAGAGTGGAGAATCAAAATGCCTCCAATACAATGCTTATTCATAAATGTATATCCAACAGCAGATGTAAGATTAACATTCAAGTCTAATGGACAAGATTATCCACCAAACATTCCTCATCACGTCACCAAAATCTTGGAGCTCCACTTT TTAAGGTGGGAGTTACAAGGCATAGTATCTAGGGACTTTACCTTGGATGTTAGAGGGACTTTATATCCAGAAAGGAAAGGAAATCATAGCTGGCTTAGTAATGAAATGGAGATGAAAATGAGTTTTTGTTCTTCTCCAGCAATTGCTCTCATTCCAGATAGTGTCTTGCAAGATGCCATGCAGTTG GTTTTCAAAAGAATGATGGATGAAATGAGGCAGGAGTTTCATGGTAAATTATTAGCAGATTATGGTAGGTTTAAGAGGGACAAATCCAAGAAGAATTCAGTTTAA